A portion of the Stegostoma tigrinum isolate sSteTig4 chromosome 44, sSteTig4.hap1, whole genome shotgun sequence genome contains these proteins:
- the LOC132207246 gene encoding late histone H2A.2.2-like: MSGRGKGGGGKARSKAKSRSSRAGLQFPVGRVHRLLRKGNYAERVGAGAPVYLAAVLEYLTAEILELAGNAARDNKKTRIIPRHLQLAVRNDEELNKLLGGVTIAQGGVLPNIQAVLLPKKTAAGGATKK, translated from the coding sequence ATGTCTGGAAGAGGAAAGGGCGGTGGCGGTAAAGCTCGGTCGAAGGCGAAGTCCCGGTCGTCCCGGGCTGGGCTGCAGTTCCCGGTGGGCCGTGTTCACAGGCTCCTAagaaagggtaactatgctgagcgtgtgggtgccggagcgccggtttatctggctgcggtgctcgagtacctgacggctgaaatcctcgagctggccggtaacgcggcccgggacaacaagaagacccgcatcatccccaggcacctccagctggccgtgcgcaacgacgaggagctcaacaagTTGCTGGGAGGTgtgaccatcgctcagggcgGGGTGCTGCCAAATATTCAGGCcgtgctgctgcccaagaaaaccgcCG